A stretch of DNA from Shewanella sediminis HAW-EB3:
AAATCGCGTTACTCCTACTTTCTGTAATGTGAAATGGGGGAGTAAGCTGGAATTCAAGCAATACATCATTAAGAGCTTCGCGGCTAAAGCCGCTCCTACAGGTAAAGCACAATGCTTAAACCTATCTCACCCACTTTAATAGAAGAAAAAAACACCTCGAAACCAGAGCTGGTGAAATGCAGCAGTGGGCATTGGCGAAATTGACCAAGAAATTTGAGCAACCTTCCAACTCATCGCTACCCGGTTCGACGGTTCCCCGTTGGAAGTTGCCGGAGGGTATCGTAGAAAACATCGTGAACTCCACATGGATGTGGAGTTAGTTTTCGGGGGGCTTGGATGCCCCATCGAAAACGTTAGTTATTTTCAAGATAGACCGGAGGCCTGTACTTAATGCATGTAACTTCGCCGGGGCGTCATGGAGGATGCAAGGAGGATAAGGACGAGCAGTCCTCCTTGCCCTGGTGTGGAATGGAATTCCACGACGTTAGTTGTTAGACGCAGTCTAACGATAAAGATTCAAGCGAAGCTTGATTAACTAATAGGATATTTGAAACTTGTTATCTGACAAGTCCCGCCCACATCTGAAAAATGAAATTAGTAGAGTTAATTTATTAACTCAAGCAACTCATGGATAGTCTTTACCGGATTGATCTTAGCCCCTAGCCCTTCCATCGACTTGTGGTAGTTACGGAAAGGGATAAACACTTCGGTGAACCCATGTTGAACGGCCTCTTTCACCCGCGGCACGCCACTATCTATCGGGCGGACATCACCATTCAGACTCAGCTCCCCCATGATGCAGGTGGTTCTTGGGACAACGAAATCATTTAGGCTGCTTAGCAGTGCTGTGACCAACGCCAGATCGATACAAGTTTCTGACTCATCGATTTTGAGCCCGCCGACTAAGTTGAAATAGGTATCGTGAAAAATCTTCGTCTTGGTGTGTTTACGCAAGATCCCCGTCAGCATCTTAATACGGTTCATATTAAGCCCGACACAGACGCGCTGGGGGAACTCCCCCTCGGTTTCGGTGGTTAAGCACTGAATTTCAAGCAGCAGGTTACGGTTGCCTTTGCGGATACAGGTGATAGCCGCTCCCGGAGACTGAGTCGTCGAGCCGGAGAGGAAAATTTCGCTGGGGTTATCGACACTGAGCATGCCGCGCTCGGTCATCTTGAAGATACCGACGGTGTCGACATCCCCGAAACGGTTTTTATTGGCTCTGAGGGTACGCACCTGACCGTCGTTGCACTCCAGGTGGGTAAGACAGTCGACGATATGAATCAAGGTCTGTGGGCCGGCGGTTTCATTATTTTTATTCACATGCGCCACAAGGAACATGGTGACGTTATTCTGCTTGCAGTATTGCGTCAGTGACTGGGCGCTGCTTTTAACTTGCGAAGGGGAACCCGGGCTGCCATTAGCCAGGTCGGTGACGACCGCCTGAATTGAGTCTATCACCGCAAACTTAACCTGCTTTGCCTCGAGTTCGGCAATGATGGCTTCGACGCTCGTTTCCGCCATCAGGTACAGGTTATCTTCATTACAGCTCAGCTTAAGACGGTTCACACGGTTTTTAAACTGTGACAGCGACTCTTCGGCTGTACAGTAGAGTGACGGCATCAACTGTGACATGCGAGAGACGAGATCGGACAGTATGGTGGTCTTACCCGCCCCGGGGTCGCCGGAGATAATATTCACCGAGCCGGTAGTTAACCCGCCGCACAGAACGCGGTCCAGCTCACCTATGCCGGTCAGCATCTTTTCGGCTTCAACTTCCTTAACTTCATTGAGTTTTTTTGAGCCACCGCCAACCGCACCGGCATAACCCGACACCGAAGCGCCGGCAGACTTAACCGCACCTAGGCGAACTTCGGTGATGGTATTCCATTCATGACATGCACTGCATTGGCCTTGCCACCTGGGAAAGTCCTGACCACATTCATTACACACATATGCTGTTTTAATTTTAGCCATAGCTCTTTATATAGGAAGATAGATAGTTACTGAACCCGAAAGGTCGATTATGACGTAAGATATGAGCTTGAGAAAGCGACTTTTCCTTTGCAGCCAAATTCCTGCAATGACAAGTGGAGATCTATAATCCAAAACTTAAATGATAGTGTCTAAGAATAAGGAGTTATAATATGATGGTTTTACCAGTTAGCTATCAAGTAGTGTCGTTACCTGCCGACATAATATTATCAGTAACCGAACGCTAACTGTGACTAAATGCTATCAGCGACATAATACTATCAGCTACATAACAGCAGCCCAAGATAGAATAGATCCCATAAGAAGAAGCGAGTAGATGAGTTTAGACGAACATAGCGCCTTAATTGAGCAGCTCAAGCCCCTGTTAATGGAACCCGATTTTCAGGAGCTATTTCAGCAGCTGACAGCAGATGAATCGAATTCCACCCGCTTTTTGCTGAAGATGGAACTCAATCGAATCTCTTCGCCTTGCAGTCGTATCATAGATCTCAGAGACAAGTCTGAACTCCCCTGTGAAGAGGTGATCCACAACAATCAGCATC
This window harbors:
- the radA gene encoding DNA repair protein RadA: MAKIKTAYVCNECGQDFPRWQGQCSACHEWNTITEVRLGAVKSAGASVSGYAGAVGGGSKKLNEVKEVEAEKMLTGIGELDRVLCGGLTTGSVNIISGDPGAGKTTILSDLVSRMSQLMPSLYCTAEESLSQFKNRVNRLKLSCNEDNLYLMAETSVEAIIAELEAKQVKFAVIDSIQAVVTDLANGSPGSPSQVKSSAQSLTQYCKQNNVTMFLVAHVNKNNETAGPQTLIHIVDCLTHLECNDGQVRTLRANKNRFGDVDTVGIFKMTERGMLSVDNPSEIFLSGSTTQSPGAAITCIRKGNRNLLLEIQCLTTETEGEFPQRVCVGLNMNRIKMLTGILRKHTKTKIFHDTYFNLVGGLKIDESETCIDLALVTALLSSLNDFVVPRTTCIMGELSLNGDVRPIDSGVPRVKEAVQHGFTEVFIPFRNYHKSMEGLGAKINPVKTIHELLELIN